gctcagcgcaGGGTGCGgtacctgcttctcctccctctgcctgctgcaccccctgcttgtgctctctctgtcaaataaataaataaaatcttctttaaaaatagagctttgtTTTAAGAATTGAAGTGGCATGATGGGAAAGTTGAAGAAGAGTCCTACAATGGTGCTCATGGAGCTTACAATTCTTTATAAATGTCACTTTCCCTagtgaggaaatggaaattttagtgAACTTCAGGGAAGCGAAATGGtcagaaaatgtttttgtgttgttACCTTTGAAAAAGTAAGCACATTATGTGTGACCAAAAGCACAGGAGGAGAAAAATGCTTCTGTATAATGAAAGACAAATTTCAGTTTTCACCTTATGACCAAGCTAGTAATACACAAGAGAAAATTGCTGTAACTGCTAGGCATATAATAGGTATTCAATAAACACAGCATCAAACTGAATAACGAATGGTGTTTACTACCCAATTTTACTGGCCTAAAAGTCTTTTATACAGTGTAagataatgacttttttttaagattttatttatttatttgacacacagagacacagagagagggaacacaagcagggggagaggggggcagagggagaagcaggcctcctgccaagcagggagccccacgtggggctcgatctcaggaccccaggatcatgacctgagccaaaggcagatgcttaacaacagagccactcaggcaccccaagataatactatttctcccttcaaattTCTGAGAAACATATTTCAAAAccaataataatagcaacagtaAAACAAGCTTGAATAGAACATTAACATAAACATGTTAAATTGGGACTTATTATTTGAGATACTTCAGACTCTAATAAATCATAGTTCTCTTCCCTTCAATAGATATCAAAAGGTTTAACACAATAGCATTCTGTAAAGCTTATCATCCAGCTAGTAAAATGTTGGTATTAGAATAGGTTACTAAATGGGACTCCACTATGAAGTAACTGGTAATATTAGTTGGgatgaaatttatatttgtacTACAATGAGTAAAGGATTTCCCAAcccaatttgaaaaataaaatgaggacacTTAATCTTAGAAAGTAGATTATATGACTTTAGCATACCATTTGTATTCAGAGATTATCCTGTGAGCAAtcataatttattctttaatacaAATGACCCAAATATCTACTTGAATATACTTTGTTGCTCAAAGAGCAATTTAAGCTCTTGTACTGACAGCCCATACATAGATCAGGCTGCTCCATTTCAGATTGGTTTCTCCTATCAAAAAGTAAGGAAACTATTTTCAGGACATTGGGGTGGGCCTGGGCAAGGAGGCTGCCAAGGGAGACAGGTAATTCTTGACTAAGATGTGGTTGTGCCTCAATGTTTTCCTTTTACCTTCCTCAGATATGAAGAGCCTGGCATCTCCTCCGTGTCGCTGACGCTGCTTTCTGGCACTTCACTAATGTCTCCTCCATTCACTCTTTTTATTATAGGGTTGCCACAGTTTTCCAGCACGGGAATATCTGTTTGAGTCTCATTAGGATAAAGCCTTTTGGGTGCTGTTTTTCTCAAGATACATCCCGGGGCCTTGCTGGTTACATTTTTACCAGTCTTTGAATTGTTTGGTGAACACATCGGATCTGACCTGAGGTATTAACGGATTAAATGAATGAGCTTTTTGCCTGGAAATGTACATGTTTATGTAACTAATGAAACAATAGGGGATGACAATGAGAACACTAGTTTAGAGAAGATACTGAAACAACACAGAACTGATTGTTGAAAGTTTAAAATTtacctcaaaaaagttgaaaatagaactaccctacgatccagcaattctgcTACTAGGGATTTATACAacgatacaaaaatacagatttgaaggggttcatgcacccctatgtttatagcagcattatcaacaatagccaaactatgaaaagagcccaatgtccatcgactgataaagaagatgtggtgtgtggtgtatcgcttctcagccttttggctaagattaagtgaagatgatgtggtatatataatggaatatttctcagccatcaagaagaatgaaatcctgccatttgcaactagGTAAacagaactagagtgtattatgctaagcaaaatacatCAGTCAGAggtaaatgccatatgatttcactcttaggtaaaatttaagaaacaaaacagaagatcatatgggagggggagaaaaaaagagagaggggaacaaaccataagagacttttttattaacatataatatattatttgtttcaggggtacaggtctctgattcatcagtcttacacaatactgAGCaaacaccatagcacatacccttcccattGTCCACCATGCAGCCACCTCATCCCctacaccccctcccctccagcaaccctcaatttgtttcctaagagtctcttctggtttgtctccctctctagttttgtcttatttcatttttcctttcttcctctatgagcctctgccttgtttcagtgagatcatatgataactttctctgactaacttacttagcataataccctctagttccaaccacgttattgtaaatggcaagatctcaatttctgatggctgcacaatattccactgtgtgtgtgtgtgtgtgtgtgtgtgtgtgtgtgtatcacctttatccactcatctgttgatggacatctgggctctttacatagtttggctatcatggacattgctgctataaacattggggtgcacgtgcccctttggatcactacatttgtatctttagggtaaatacccagtagtgtgattgctgggtcgtagggtagctctattttcaactttttgaggaacctccaaactgttttctagagtggctgcaccagcttgcattcccaccaacagtgtaggagggttcccctttctctgcatccttgccaacatctgctgtttcctgacttgttaattttagccattccgactggtgtgagatggttatctcattgtggttttgatttgtatttccctgatgccgagtgatgtgagcactttttcatgtgtctgttggccatatggatgtctgctttgcagaaatgtctgcttatgtcttctgcccaaaccataagagacttagcAATAGACAACAatctgagggttgatggagggaggtgtggggggaggtgTGAGGTgtgggctagatgggggatgggcattaggAAGGGCACTTGATATGATGAGCAgtaggtgttatatgtaagtgatgaatcactgaattctactcctgaaaccaatattgcactctattttaactaactagaatttaaataaaaatttttaaaaataaagctaaagttTACATATATGATTACTTAGAAATTTTCTCTACAGATTCAAATTCTTTAGTAAAGCAACCCAGTGTGCATGTGACAAACCTGTGATATAGTAACAGGGCCTGGgttaggaaaaaaagtcaaatcatTATACATCTATATGATAAAATTCTATACAGTTATTAAAAATCGTGTTTCTAAGTCATAATCAGTGATAATGGAACATGTTCACAACATATTTTGTGAGAGACAAACAGGATAGAAAACTACATATCCTATATGATCCTGATCTTTTCTTAAAACctaatgcaaaataaaaagtctgaaagaaaaaacagtgaGCCAAATGTTAACAGTAGCTATCTCCAGGTGGTGCAATTTATCTTCTTTGTACTTTCCTCTGTCTTCCAAATTTCCCATAGTACCTTTAAGGTACTTTTACAGTGAAGCACCctacaccaaaagaaaaaaaagtgtgtgtggggggtggggtgcctggaaggctcagtgggttaaagcctctgccttcagctcaggttatgattcccagagtcttgggatcaagccctgcatcaagctccctgctcagcagggagactgcttcctcctctctctctgcctacttctgatctgtctgtcaaataaataagtaaaatcttttaaaaatgtatttttaaaaaaagttaatgagacaaaagaaagaaaaacaaaggctgTCCCCTTGTCTGAGAAAAAGTTCTAGGCAGTGAACAGAAAACTTACCCGTGAAGCTTAACACTGTATCCCTCCTAAAAAACGACTGCCAAAACTGGAAATGAGGTTTGGGTAACCAACCTCATTTGACAGTCCCGTCAAATTCCGATCAGAATAGAAAAAGCAAATGTCTAGCGTGTGACTGGTGATATTCCTATGCTAGTTAGGTCCTACTGCAGCTCTTCCTGACTCAGTCAATATTTCTGATCGTCTCATGTTTTACTCCTCCATTGTTTCCCATATGAATGCCAATGAACTCTTTCAGAATAGGATTGCAGTGGCTTTCTCTAATAAAGACGTTAAAACATTGGccttaccttttttgtttttgtgaaagaCACAGTGATTGCGGAGAAGATGCTCTACTTGGCTCATCAGCTAATGTAGCCAAAATAAAGTTAGCTTCCAATAACATATCATCGATACTTAAAGCCATAGGTCTAAAAACAGGCAAAGTAAAAGCAAGCATCATACACGTTTTCTGAGGGACattaggaaaattagaaaatgacacTTCAGGAGTAAAAAGAGACAGTAAAAGTCAAAGTCCTATTTGTCTTTTCACAAAGGAACATAGTCCTAAGAGCTGAAAAGATCCTTAGACATCATCAGATCCAATTTCAAAAAGTGCATCTATCCTAACCCAATCTCTGAAATTTTAGTTCTGAAATGAAATTTCATAGTTTCATAAAAATTAGACTCGTTTAAgccatgtttaattttataattaggcAATTAATTTAGCACCATgtcaaatttataaatgttttcactCTGCAGAATGTATCTTTCTCAattaccaatttaaaaatgtcacGTGTGGCATCtttcaaaatttccatttggtaaGTGTTGCTAGTAAAGTTAAGGAATTCTTGAGGTATGAATTAATTTCAAAGTGATCCAAAGGGTTTTATTATTGATATACAAcaaaaggaggggagagaggaaggaaggaactcaGAAAAGTTTCCAAGGACTTACTTCCcaggaaaatcaaaatgaatgGCTATAGGAGCATGTGTAGCTTCTGAAAATGTCAGCATtccctgaaagagaaaaagaagaaaaatagttggaatcttcatttaaaaaactacCAGCGAAGGTATGACACAAATTTTTGTTTACCTTCAATTCTTTGAAACAGAATGTTATTTCAGTATCAACTCCAAtttgaaagaagtcaaactcttccGGGCCAACAAACATTTCACTGTACACAGAATTGGTCAAATCTGTTCAACATTataggaaaagaaggaatagGATTAGTTCCAGGGGTACTtgttaaattttaatatgaaaatgtaaCTGTAAgtggtagattaaaaaaaaaattgacactcCTTCACTGAGAAATGGGTTCTTTGTCTGTGTTCCCTACCCTTAAATTTGGGTAGTTGGGTTCTCTGACTGCTAAGATATGGTGCTATAAAtgacctgggactggtttctgagCCCGGGACTTAAGAGACTGGCAACTtccacttcctctttcctccGTCCACTTCCTCTACCCTACAACACTCACCGTTAGAACTTGGCCACCATGCCGAGTTCATGCTGTAGGAAGGCCAGGTTAATGAAGAGGCCATATATGTGTAGTCACTCCGGCTAACAGCCCAGCTGTGCTCCCAGCATCAATTATCAGCCATGTCAGTGTGCCATCTTGGATGGATTCAGATGATTCCAGACCCAGCCACTATCTAACTGCAATTGCATGAGACTCCAAGTACGAACCATCTAGCTGAGCCCCATCAACCCACAGAAACATAagagataagaataaaatatttggagtTTTTCACTACAAAAATGTGTGGTATACACGctcagaaagacacacacacgaATCATTTTTCgacctttttctcattttctttcttttctaattgaaGTGCAGTTCACatacagtgttagtttcaggtacataatataaaaattcaacaaCTCTTTATATTTCTCAGTATGCATCAAGATAAATTGCTCTTAATCCgctttatctatttcatccatcccccctCTGCCAagcactagtttgttctctgtatttaagagaatgcttgtctctttttctttgttcatttgttttgtttcttaaattccacgtatgagtgaaatcataaggtgtctttttctgattgacttattgcatttagcattatattcttttttaagaagattttattaatttatttgagagagaaagagagggtatgTGCAaatgaggtggggggaggcagagggaggacaagctgactcccccttgagcagggagactgatgcaggctctatcccaggaccctgagatcatgacctgagccaaagtcaggccacctgagccacccagacgcctctaGCATTATGtactttaggtccatccatgttgttgcaaatggcaaggtttcattctttttttatgactgagtaatattacattatatatataccacatcttctttatccatctgtctatGGTAggtttgggttgcttccatatcctggctattgaacacaggggtgcatatatcttttcaaatcagtgttttcattttctctgggtaaacatgcagtagtggaattattggatcatatgatatttctatttttaattttttgaggaacctctatactgttttccatagtggctacaccaatttacattccctccaacagtacacaagggttcctttttctccacattctcaccaacactcaTTATTTCTTGCGTTTTTGATCTTAGCCATTTGACAGgtataagatgatatctcattgtggtgggttttttttttctctttaaagaaaggCAGACTACCACATGCAGCACCTCACTTGGATATGTCTGGATTCTTGGATGCTTGGCTACCCTACAATCTCCCGCAAATGGACCTTGAGAGTTTGCTTGAAGACTAGCAGGGAAGCACAGCTACTCATATACCCTTGACCAAAGAATAGTCCTCCCCTATTGGGAAGGTGTCCTCTGAGGGCACAGCTTTGGGAGGGACACACATGGAGTGGTAAGGTTCCCCCCTCACTAGGGGGATACCCACCTAGCAGCCAGATCAGCTGAATCAATCCTGGCTGTCTACGGGGTGACTGGTGTTTCAGCCACATGGCCCTCACAtcttccttgtggttttgatttgcatttccctgctgatgagtgatgttgagcatcttttcatgcatctgtgcCCATCTGTATACATTCTTTGGAAAGATGAATATTCAAgtactctgcccattttaaaaaatttatttattgattgatttgagagagagcaagagtgaaaagagagagctggaggcaggatcagagggagagagaatcttaggcagactccgCTCTGAATGCCCGACATAgtcttgatcccacgaccctgagattacaacctgagctgaaatcaagagtcagatgctaactgactgcaccacccaggcatcccaatctgcccgttttttaaattgaattacttTTGATAGCTTCATAGTATTTCATTATCTTTACTCTACCAGTCTTCTGGTACTAGCTCTGAAGTACAGAAGATGTCCCAAACTATTAAAAGACCTTACCTCTGGATAGTGAGATTTCAGGtgacttttttaaagttagtgcttattttgtgtctttattttcttcaatgaaCACGGATTAATATAAGTATAAGAACAAAAGAtaaacagtatatattttttaaggaccAAACACTACCCCAGAAATCATTCCTATCAAACAAGGAGGTTCATGTCACTTCCAGTGTACTGGCATAGAGGAGTTTCAAAAATAGACATTGGGTCCCCAGTCAACCATAACTATAACTGCTCATTAGAAAGCTgctcacaggggcacctgggtggctcagtgggttaaagcctctgccttcagctcaggtcatgatctcaaggtcctgggatcaagccctgcattaggctctctgctaggcagggagcctgctttcccctttctctctctgcctgcctttctgcctacttgtgatctctgactgtcaaataaaaaaaaaaaaaaagctgctcaCAAGGGACAATGTCTTCTGGTTACTAAATGGCCATCTTTATTCAGAGATGGCATTATGGAATACAAAACAGACCCTTTCACTAGCCAAGCATATATTTTCTAGATCATGCACTTCTGAGTGTCAAAAAACAATGTTAGCTAAGACTAGAAAGAAGCAATAATGGCACAGTGGTAATGAGCCTGTGCCTTGGAGCCTATGTTCAGATAATCCACACTTACTGTGTGACACCAGACAAGTCACTGAGTCTCTTCATGCCTCACACAGAAAATGGTCATAATAATAGTACCTAAATCACAGGTGTTACAAAGATCACATGAATTCATAAATGGaaaccatttagaaaaaaaaaaaacgaaaaaaaaaaaaacatggagggACACCCGGACGGTTCAGTTAATTGAAaagccaactctttttttttttttttaagatttatttatttatttgacagacagaaatcacaaggaggcagagaggcagacagagagaggagtaagcaggctccccgctgagcagagagcccgatgtggggcttgatcccaggaccccgggatcatgacctgagccgaaggcagaggctttaacccactgagccacccaggcgccccgaaaagccaactcttgattttggtttgggtcatgatcttggggttctgggatcaagccctgcatcaggctccccagtgagtCGAGAGTCCACCTAAAATTCTCTCTCgcccccctccttctgcccatccccctgctcacactctccttctctctcaaaataaatctccttttaaaaatttaaaaaaattcatcatgtCTTATCTCCACTCAATCTAGGTAACTCTTGGAAGAGCTGACTTAAGAAGTATTTGGATTTTCTGCCATGTGTATTTGCCATCTGGAATATCTTACATCTCTAGTTCAAAGCTACTTTTTCTAATGTGATTAAAGAtaatcccaggggcgcctgggtggctcagtggtttaaggcctctgccttcggctcaggacatgatcccagggtcctgggatcgagccccacatcgggctttctgctcagtggggagcctgcttcctcctctctctctgcctgcctctctgcctacttgtgatctctctgtcctgtcaaataaataaataaataaataaataagataatccCAATTGGATTGCTGgcctcttaatttttctttatgataaacACAAAGGGTGATAAAAGATGAAAAacgggtgtctggctggctcagttggaagagcatgcaactcttgatcttggggtcatgagttcaagccccatgtcgggtgtagagattactaaaatataaacacataaacttaaaaaaaaaaaaaaaagatgaaaaccagACCTTAAAAATCTTAACTGAAAATATACTTTTCTCAGTAACAACtctcctaattttaaaataacctgaATTTCAAggccaaatattttaattattgattatattccatTTCCTggatctcttaaaaattttaatgatctTTCTACATcttactgctcttttttttttttttaagatcttacttatttattttacacagatcgagagagatcacaagcaggtagagagggagagggaagcaggatccccactgagcagagagtccaatgtagggctcgatcccaggaccctgggatcatgacctgagccaaaggcagaggctttaactcactgagccacccagacgcccctttaTTGCTCATTAGACAAGAATAAATGTTATGCCACCAATGTTCACTGTATGGTCAGTCATCAAGAAACCCAGGGAGTGACATGCTATCCAAGAGCCACGACAGATGTAGTCCTTACCCATTGGTTCGTCACTGGAACTCTTAAGGCAAACACTGAGTGGGGTAACAGCAAGAGTAACTTCTTCTTGACTTGATGTAAAAAGAACAACAGCCTCAGCGAGCACTctacaaatgtaaagaaaagtaTTATGTTGcttgaaaaacaagaagaaagaacctTATTAAATGGGACTTGGATCTTTAATCTGGAAATAAACAAGGTTAATcagctgagatttttaaaaaatttaccccCAAAAAAAcctatcttcttttttctgtatgaGCTGcaatatttttagcatattttaaaattcatttgaaggCCAAGAgaatagtaaaatatattcttagtAAGACATGTGAAAGCTATGGAATAAACCAGACACTGGAAGGAATGTCTTCAATTCCATGGTTTTATATACCCCATATATATTTGTAATGGCTTGAAATCATACTCCTGAGGGAGGTACCAGAAAACACTGCTGTTCAGATAGAACTGGGTGGAACCATGCTGGAGACGCGGATGAGGGGTAGAGGTTTATGAGCAGCCCgctacttatattttctttccatttgttacTTGCCCTAGATTATTATTACCTATTACTTTCAAGGTTGTCTTGACATCCCAAATGCCCTTTTATCCTGGGCtccctttttcaaaataattgtaTTGATAAAGAATTCACATACTGTACTTAACAGATTTAAAGTTCtttaacttgtatttccctgTCTACTAAATAAGTTGAGCGCATTTTCACGTGCTTTTcaaccatttgtatatcttctttggcaaATGAtccattcaaatcctttgcccatttttaaaaagattttaattttatttatttgacagagacacagcaagagagggaacacaagggagtgggagagcgagaagcaggctccccgctgagtgcagagcccgatgcggggcttgat
This DNA window, taken from Mustela erminea isolate mMusErm1 chromosome 13, mMusErm1.Pri, whole genome shotgun sequence, encodes the following:
- the RAD9B gene encoding cell cycle checkpoint control protein RAD9B isoform X3; the encoded protein is MDLTNSVYSEMFVGPEEFDFFQIGVDTEITFCFKELKGMLTFSEATHAPIAIHFDFPGKPMALSIDDMLLEANFILATLADEPSRASSPQSLCLSQKQKRSDPMCSPNNSKTGKNVTSKAPGCILRKTAPKRLYPNETQTDIPVLENCGNPIIKRVNGGDISEVPESSVSDTEEMPGSSYLRKFSCMFFGAVSSDQQEHFNHPFDSLATASDTEEDMNNGRSSTF
- the RAD9B gene encoding cell cycle checkpoint control protein RAD9B isoform X1, which gives rise to MCSNTLVIQPRVLAEAVVLFTSSQEEVTLAVTPLSVCLKSSSDEPMDLTNSVYSEMFVGPEEFDFFQIGVDTEITFCFKELKGMLTFSEATHAPIAIHFDFPGKPMALSIDDMLLEANFILATLADEPSRASSPQSLCLSQKQKRSDPMCSPNNSKTGKNVTSKAPGCILRKTAPKRLYPNETQTDIPVLENCGNPIIKRVNGGDISEVPESSVSDTEEMPGSSYLRKFSCMFFGAVSSDQQEHFNHPFDSLATASDTEEDMNNGRSSTF
- the RAD9B gene encoding cell cycle checkpoint control protein RAD9B isoform X2 — its product is MLKCGMSGSQVKVFGKAIQALSRISDELWLDPSEKGLALRSVNSCRSAYGCVLFSPLFFQHYQWSTSVKVNENDSKTSNLNCKLGMKSILPIFRCLNSLERNVENCRIFTRSDQCKVVIQFFCRHGIRRTHNVCFQESQPLQVIFEKSMCSNTLVIQPRVLAEAVVLFTSSQEEVTLAVTPLSVCLKSSSDEPMDLTNSVYSEMFVGPEEFDFFQIGVDTEITFCFKELKGMLTFSEATHAPIAIHFDFPGKPMALSIDDMLLEANFILATLADEPSRASSPQSLCLSQKQKRSDPMCSPNNSKTGKNVTSKAPGCILRKTAPKRLYPNETQTDIPVLENCGNPIIKRVNGGDISEVPESSVSDTEEMPGSSYLRKFSCMFFGAVSSDQQEHFNHPFDSLATASDTEEDMNNGRSSTF